The Stratiformator vulcanicus genome has a segment encoding these proteins:
- a CDS encoding lysylphosphatidylglycerol synthase transmembrane domain-containing protein: protein MRILKIGAGVGLTILCLWLAFRGTSPANVAAKLAGADYRTVPIMLGLLAVVFAMKTYRWALILRPLARLSSREVFPALIIGFMGNNIYPLRLGEGMRCLVLAKQYPVSAVGVLSTLFLERVLDVTSVLILLLVSLTALPDLQDAIGGAGLLTAVWTAAIAITIAVAFMILYVFRTDYFIRAAEKVIEVLPFVPESSKVRVEGLLEAGSLGMGTLRDPVLATQIVALSLGQWVVVSATAYTALRAFDIDVGVAASLMVNSVTALGVAAPSAPGFFGIVQYCFRLCLTPLGVSAENAVAASWYYHLCHYVPVTVVGLFFLHRVGMSLSRLSEAVEKEGEELNSELESMQKTSAHGDIRRVDYAETIANSSVAINFESHINMGEQPAPKNDISL, encoded by the coding sequence ATGCGCATTCTCAAAATCGGTGCTGGGGTCGGCCTAACAATTCTGTGTCTATGGCTCGCGTTTCGCGGGACAAGTCCAGCGAACGTCGCAGCGAAATTGGCGGGCGCCGACTATCGGACCGTGCCGATCATGCTCGGCTTGCTAGCAGTTGTCTTCGCGATGAAGACCTACCGTTGGGCGCTGATCCTGCGGCCGCTCGCCCGATTGAGCAGCCGGGAGGTTTTCCCCGCGCTGATCATCGGATTCATGGGCAACAACATTTATCCGCTGCGTCTCGGGGAAGGGATGCGGTGTTTAGTGCTAGCGAAACAGTATCCGGTTTCAGCCGTAGGGGTTCTCTCGACGCTCTTTTTAGAGCGAGTGCTCGATGTCACATCGGTCCTAATCCTGCTGCTTGTGTCGCTGACGGCGTTACCTGACCTGCAAGATGCTATCGGTGGGGCGGGGCTGTTGACGGCAGTCTGGACGGCAGCGATCGCCATCACAATCGCCGTGGCATTTATGATCCTCTATGTTTTTCGGACCGACTACTTCATTCGCGCGGCCGAGAAAGTTATTGAGGTTCTGCCGTTCGTGCCCGAATCATCGAAGGTGCGAGTGGAGGGGCTGCTTGAGGCGGGCTCGTTGGGAATGGGGACACTACGCGATCCTGTCCTGGCAACACAGATTGTTGCTCTGTCGCTCGGACAGTGGGTCGTTGTTTCCGCAACGGCGTACACGGCATTACGGGCGTTTGACATCGACGTTGGTGTGGCCGCGAGTCTGATGGTCAATAGTGTCACCGCTTTAGGAGTCGCAGCTCCGTCGGCACCGGGATTTTTTGGGATCGTCCAATATTGCTTCCGACTTTGTCTCACTCCGCTGGGGGTCTCGGCGGAGAACGCAGTAGCGGCTTCGTGGTATTATCATCTCTGCCATTACGTGCCGGTTACGGTGGTAGGATTGTTCTTCCTGCACCGTGTCGGAATGAGTCTTTCCCGGCTAAGTGAGGCCGTGGAGAAGGAGGGCGAAGAATTGAACTCCGAACTCGAGTCAATGCAAAAGACATCGGCCCACGGTGACATTCGTCGCGTTGACTATGCGGAAACGATCGCAAATTCTTCTGTCGCCATAAATTTTGAATCGCATATCAATATGGGCGAGCAACCTGCCCCGAAGAACGATATCAGCCTTTAG
- a CDS encoding transposase: MPRPPKGGSYAHHPVFVALAPPSELGGRPRVNPRACLEGVLWVLKSGARWKARLSRSRPPRYPSSATCWRRHKEWTEAGVFEEVRRRLLEKSDRRRTVI; encoded by the coding sequence ATACCTCGGCCTCCGAAAGGAGGCTCTTATGCACATCACCCTGTCTTCGTCGCCCTCGCGCCGCCATCGGAACTCGGGGGGCGCCCGAGAGTCAATCCGCGGGCGTGCCTTGAAGGCGTCCTGTGGGTCTTAAAAAGTGGCGCGCGATGGAAAGCCCGTTTGTCGAGAAGTCGGCCACCGCGATATCCCAGTTCTGCGACGTGCTGGCGACGCCACAAAGAGTGGACCGAAGCCGGCGTCTTCGAGGAAGTCCGGCGCCGCCTGCTCGAAAAATCCGACCGGCGTCGGACGGTGATCTGA